ACATTGTGGGCCTGTACGCCCAGCGTGCTCTGAGGGCTAATGTCAGCCGACGAACGCTCACGTTTTGTTCAAAAAAAAATCTGGCCCCCGTCAAGCGATTTCCTTTGGGGCCGCGCCCGACTGGAGCAGACGCTCTCGGCTGCGTAGTGCCCTCCAAGGCGGCTTTGGGCTGTTGGGCCATTCCATCCTCACCTCACCAGCAGCACCTTGTAGCTCAGCGATTGGCCGCCCCACAGCAGCCGCAGCAGGTAGACGCCAGAGGGCAGGGCGCCGCCGTCCATTGCCAGGTGGTAGCTCCCGGCAGACTGATGCGCTTCCACCAGCCGCCGGAGCTGGCGCCCCTCCACGTCGCACAGAATGAGCGAGACCTCCCCAGGCGCGGGCACCGAGTAAGAGATGGTGGCAGAAGTGTTGAACGGATTGGGGTAGACCCCCAGCCGCACATGCCCACCCTCCAGCTCGGAGTTCCCGGTTCCTTCTGCCACGGGCTTGCCGAGGTAGCCGTTGACGCTGACCTCATTGGATGGCTCCGAGTCCGGGGACTGCCCGCTATTGGCCGTGGCGCGGTACCAGTACCTGCGGCCGCTGGGGTTGATTACCACCTCGCGGTCGGTCCACTCTGTGACCGTCAGGTCGGAGGCTACTTCGTCCCAGGAGGGCGTCTCGGCTTTGCGGTAGATCTTGTACGTGAAGTTGACCCCCTCAGGGGCCTCCGGGGCGCACCAGGTGAAGTGGGGATGTTGCCAGGTCTGGCCAGCATTGGTGCAGCTCAAGTTGCGCGGGGGCGTGGGTTGAAAGGCTTCCTGGTTCGGGTCCCCCTCGTCAAGTATTTCCCAGATCGCGCTCTCGG
This portion of the Calditrichota bacterium genome encodes:
- a CDS encoding T9SS type A sorting domain-containing protein, whose translation is MFRELRCAALRAAVGGALVLAWWGEALSQRTAEVDGEIIMAATGLTGQYEPWTVTAECQSGVRWKWQGGLCPLTTDYGRAEVDGYGNGESCGGFRSSVVEHGEQTLAFGEYEFTFHLPSGYPEISFSLDLRDADWTAGYTWPYDISIRWDVQAERLEKTVRGSGQGWSERTESAIWEILDEGDPNQEAFQPTPPRNLSCTNAGQTWQHPHFTWCAPEAPEGVNFTYKIYRKAETPSWDEVASDLTVTEWTDREVVINPSGRRYWYRATANSGQSPDSEPSNEVSVNGYLGKPVAEGTGNSELEGGHVRLGVYPNPFNTSATISYSVPAPGEVSLILCDVEGRQLRRLVEAHQSAGSYHLAMDGGALPSGVYLLRLLWGGQSLSYKVLLVR